Below is a window of Indicator indicator isolate 239-I01 chromosome 9, UM_Iind_1.1, whole genome shotgun sequence DNA.
GTTTGATCACTAATTTTCTTCTGCCTACAGGCCACCAACCTTCTATAACAGTGCATCACCACCGAGACCACCATTCCAGGGAAATGACCCACACTCTCAACATATGTATAACCCAGGTTCCAGTCCAGGGCCAGGACCTGGCATGTCACAGGGACACAATGGGCCACCAATGCACCCAGGCTCTCCTGGCCATCATCCATGTGGAGGGCCTCAAGGCCCTGGAATGCCACAGAGTCCTCCTATGCAGGGTGTTCCACCAGGCTACCTGGGACCACAGAATCAGACTGGTATGCCTATGCAAGGGCAGCAGGGTGGCCCACCTCTCACACCACCGGGTCTTGGGGGATCTTACAACGCCCCAGGAGTTCAAGGACATATGGTGAACATGCCAAGAGAAAATCATTGTCCTCCAGGGCCACAATACCAGCAGATGCCCAGTGATCGGCAGCCCAACATGAATTATGAGCCCATTCAGAACCCAACTGATTTCTATGACAATTACTATTCTCATCAAGCTGTACATAACTTCCAACCTGCTAATAACTCTGGCGGTAAGGACATTTAAAATTCATTGTTCCTTGACATGGTGCTTTGCAGTTGTCTAGTATCAAAGACAAGCAGCTGATGTAATTTGTTAAATTGCAGATTTTCAGTTGAGCATCTGAAAAAATTCATCTGAAGAGGCTGGATTAATGGGCCAACGCCAGTGGGATGTGGTTGCACAAGGCCAAGTGctcagtcctgcagctgggccatAGCAACCCCGTAAATGCTCTAGGCCCGGGGAAGAGTGGCTAGAAGCTGTGCAGTGGAAAAGGGCCTGGGGTACTaatcaacagctggctgaatatgagtcagcaatTTGCTCTGGTGTCCAGGAAGGCCAGCGgcagcctggcctgcatcaggaataatgtggccagcaggagtagggaagtgattgtgccccctgtactctgcactggtgaggccacacctcaaatactgggtttggttctgggcctctcagttcaagaaggacattgagttgctggggCATGTCCAGACAAGGAcctggtgaaaggtctagagcaCGAGTCTTGTGAGGAacggctgagagaactgggatttagtctgaagaaatggaggctcaggggaaaccttGCTCCTTACAACTCCCAGAAAAGTAGGTTGTACCAAAGTGGGcattggtctgttctcccaagtagcaaatgacaggatgagaggaaacagcctcgcATTGTTCCACGGGAGttttaggttgaacattagtAAAAATTTTGTCCCTGAAAGAGGCTGGCCAGGGAATTGGTGGAATTACTGTCCTTGGAGCAGTTTAAaggatgtgtagatgtggtgccaagggatgtagtttagtggtggacttgacaGTGAAGTattaatggttgaactcaatgttcttaaaggtcttttccaacccaaatgattgtGTGATTTTGGACAGAAAAGGCAAACCTCCTGGAATATCCAGTGTATAGACTTTTTTCACCTGATGCTTTCCACATGTTTTGCTTGATTGTGCTTTATGGTTTATCTCCTTGGGTGTAAAAGCTTGTATAGATTAGCTCCTAACTGTCTTCTTTTTTGATACTGCAGATGGAACGTGGCATGGAGAATTTACAGATCATCAAGCTCACCTCATGGCTCAAGAGTCACATCAAGGTGGAAGCGAGTCAGACTGCATGAGTAGCCATATGGGCCATAAAGCAGCCATGAATGTGCCGGATTTTCTGCCGGCGATGCAGAAAGCCCTTTATGCAAGGCTTAGTCAAAAGCATcaaagagatggagactctgtCAGCAGCCAGGGTCAGAGGGCAATGAGCAAAGACGAAGGTAAAAACAATTTTGTTAGAGGTCTATCCATACTTACTGATCATGTTTTAGCCAAGAACAAATCTGATGACTTGAATTTCCGTCATGTTGCCATGCAGTGACTGTGAATTGAACTCAAATACTATTTTCAGCTGAATACTGTTGATTTCCTTCACAGCTTGATCCAGGATTTTAGTGTTCACTTAGTTGCTGCATTTCAGTTCCAAGTAGAAGAATCTGTGGGTAATTTTTGGGTATAGTTCCTACCTCTAGGTGGTTGTCTTTTTTACTGAATTACTTCTTAAAATCCCTGATGGAAACATATTATTGTTTCTAACTGGAAATAATGCATCTTCAGCTCTGTTTAATCAGTTGCACCTCTTGATCTTTTCTGCgtgttccttttctccagaggaacatttcttcctctgtaATACCTGAAACATACAGCGTTTAATCTGAGTGTCTCTTATGCAACCTTCTGTGACCAAATCTCATGCTCTAAAACCTTCTGATTTGCAGAGTTCAAATCAGGACAGCAAATTGTAcctgtttatttggttttaaaacTACTGTGAGGTGCTATGTTACTTTTTCTTCTACAGTCCCACACTGAATATCTTTTTCATCAAGGCTCAGATTTTAAGTGGTTGTTTTTTGTCGGGTTTTGGTAATTTTTTAAACTGATAGATATTTTTTATGTCAGTTGTTCGTTTAAACTAGTTTTTGTAATTTTAGGTTATGGTTGCTATAATAAATGGAGTGATGCCTTAGTATTTGGCCTTTTCAATTTGATTTTACTGAGAAGTTACTCTTTATCTGAGTAAATGTGTTGCATTCCCTGGTGATTACTTGCTTCagtaatgttttatttttctgttcagaTGACAACGTCAACTGGTATTCCAGTAgtgaagaggaagaggggagcAGTGTTAAATCCATACTAAAAACCTTAAAGAAACAGAGTGAAAACTTCAGGAATCGGCAGCAACATTCCTCAGAGCAGCACATGCTCGGTATTCCTACTGACCCGAGGCTGGCCAAGGAAAAAGGCTCAGGGTCTCAGGCTGCTGACCCAAGACTTCGGGCCTCCCCAAGGTCCAACTCCAGAAAACCCTCAGAATCGGTGTCCTTGGACCCACGGCTGGTACGAGATCCCAGGATGCACAAGGTCAGCGAGGGTGGCCATGCCAGCTCGTCCCTTGGTGGGGCAAAGCTTGATGTACACCACACTCATGCTGGGGTTAAAGTCAAGCAAAAAGGGATGGACGATGATGAAGAGGACTCTGAAAGAGAGCTGAGAGAACGAGCTTTCTTGATACCCTTGGAACCTTTGCCTGGTGTCACATTAAGGGATCCCCGATCTCAGCTCAGGCAGTTCAGCCACATTAAGATGGATGTTACCCTGATGAAGCCAAACTTCGCGAAGCACATTGTGTGGGCGCCCGAAGACTTGCTCCCAATCCCTTTGCCTAAGCCTGACCCTGTCTCTTCAATCAATTTACCTCTTCCTCCACTCATTGCCGACCAGAGACTCAACAAACTGCGGGGTTTGAAGAGTGATACCCATGCAAATACAATGCCAGCTGACCCACGACTGGCTGCCAAGGCAAAAAACAACCtcacaggcaggagcagctaTTTGGATCCCTCTGTGGATTCACATCCCACTAGCTCAAGCAAATTGGGAGACCCTCGCTTACAAAAAAATGTCGATCCCAGGCTTCACAGACTGTCGAGTGCAGAAACACATCATGGAGCCACCAAGGATTCCCAGCCTCCTAAGTTTGACCCTCGCCTCGCcagatctgctgctgcctcGTCCCAGGCTtcggaagcagcagctgccaaacCCGATACGGATGCTCTGCCTCCCTATGCGCCCAAATTATCCTCGAGTGGTGTTAGGCTGGGAACTCCAAGCTCCATACTCAGTGGGATTAGTTTGTACGATCCCAGGGATCACAGCTTGTCCTCGGATACAGCTCCGGCTAGTTCAGGAGAGAATGGAGAGAAccagaaaaaaagcattttgaaaaacTCTGGTAAAAATGAACCTAGCCTCTCGGAAGATACATCGCTGCAAAAGGCCGCTTTGAACATGGAGAAAATTCCAGAAGGatcagcagaagctgctttggataaagcaaacagcagcagtaaaTCTCAGGCTAAACACTCCAGCACTGCACCTGCGGTGCATAATCTCCCCATCCAAGCTTTATCGGGGTTAATCAGGCCGCAGTACAGCGACCCGCGGCAGGCCAGGCAGCCCGGACAGGTGGCTCAGACACAGGAGAGCGATCCAAACGGGGAGTCAGATGATAAGTCCTTAAAAGATGTTTTCAAGACTTTTGATCCTACCGCTTCACCGTTTTGTTAGCAATCGATTTGAAACCTTTTTACCGTTGTGAATATTGCAGT
It encodes the following:
- the ZC3H6 gene encoding zinc finger CCCH domain-containing protein 6, producing MAFESLFSKPPNPILDPNMPDSDRQHAGDEREDGELEDGEIDDAAYEDVKEHGTKGDDKQKNEKGHRKSRKKRKKEKEKKKSKRRRRDKHKHNSPSSDDSSDYSHDSDIERTERPHKKSSSSSYRDYDSSFSQHGHLSGNYMSSQKMQHKKNVKSKEYDDYSHYSDENFGNYNEEEKDEDFADQLKQYRQAKETSGTDLGPPFPKEPVKKQGMKGIQKGISQRGNNYNIGRGRGMQKKLKRKDRGRGRGGNKGSDGFHEDGKPVKKWVNMSQEFINQHTVEHKGKQICKYFLEGRCIKGEQCKFDHDAEIEKKKEICKFYIQGYCTKGENCIYLHNEFPCKFYHTGAKCYQGDKCKFSHAPLTAETKELLDKVLNNEEEPQNEDEKELEELRKRGIVPLPKPPPGVGLLPTPPEQYPFSESDIENYQDPSGDYKKIPSLFEIVVKPTVDLAHKIGKKPPTFYNSASPPRPPFQGNDPHSQHMYNPGSSPGPGPGMSQGHNGPPMHPGSPGHHPCGGPQGPGMPQSPPMQGVPPGYLGPQNQTGMPMQGQQGGPPLTPPGLGGSYNAPGVQGHMVNMPRENHCPPGPQYQQMPSDRQPNMNYEPIQNPTDFYDNYYSHQAVHNFQPANNSGDGTWHGEFTDHQAHLMAQESHQGGSESDCMSSHMGHKAAMNVPDFLPAMQKALYARLSQKHQRDGDSVSSQGQRAMSKDEDDNVNWYSSSEEEEGSSVKSILKTLKKQSENFRNRQQHSSEQHMLGIPTDPRLAKEKGSGSQAADPRLRASPRSNSRKPSESVSLDPRLVRDPRMHKVSEGGHASSSLGGAKLDVHHTHAGVKVKQKGMDDDEEDSERELRERAFLIPLEPLPGVTLRDPRSQLRQFSHIKMDVTLMKPNFAKHIVWAPEDLLPIPLPKPDPVSSINLPLPPLIADQRLNKLRGLKSDTHANTMPADPRLAAKAKNNLTGRSSYLDPSVDSHPTSSSKLGDPRLQKNVDPRLHRLSSAETHHGATKDSQPPKFDPRLARSAAASSQASEAAAAKPDTDALPPYAPKLSSSGVRLGTPSSILSGISLYDPRDHSLSSDTAPASSGENGENQKKSILKNSGKNEPSLSEDTSLQKAALNMEKIPEGSAEAALDKANSSSKSQAKHSSTAPAVHNLPIQALSGLIRPQYSDPRQARQPGQVAQTQESDPNGESDDKSLKDVFKTFDPTASPFC